The Lycium ferocissimum isolate CSIRO_LF1 chromosome 8, AGI_CSIRO_Lferr_CH_V1, whole genome shotgun sequence DNA segment TCTGtccatccctttttttttttttttcataactaAACGAAACATATAATTTGTATTTAACTCTGCTTGTCTTTGTTAAGAATAATTTTTACTTGTCTTGTTAAGAATATCTTTTTCAGCCTCATCAGTTCAAATTCTTGTGTCTAGATAAAGCAAACTCTCACATTGCAATTCTCCATATATGGTTCAGTGGCTTATACAAGATTTTGGACAAACGGTAGCGACATTTAAATCAGTGATCAACGTATCACTATGATCAATAGTGGATGTAGCCTTAGTGCCACAGGTTCAATTGTATCCGTTATTTTTATACTAAACATGGGTATATTTATGTAAAAAAGTAATAGAATTTCAACAAATATTAAATTCTAAATATTAACATACCAAGTTAATAGTGAGCAACACCAGTAAAAAAGGAggaacttcttgtttttttttttttttttttttgtgaaaagggAGGGTAATATTATCCAAGATGTCGGGTTTGAGTTGATTATGATAACATTGATTACGATAAAATAACCATTGTTATACTGATTTAATCCATTTTAAACTTGAGTGGATAAGGATAAATCCTCACAGGCtcaattcattttaaaaaaGCTTATAAagttgtattttaaaaaaaaaatgtgtgttTCAGACTCAATCcattttaaaaatctttaaaaaattgTGCAAAATGCGCACCAACACTTTGAACCTTGAAATCAGTGTTCGTAACCATCAGGCCAGGTATTTCATACTGTTAAGCGGTCTCATCTAATAGAATATGTATGtttctaaaattatttatatgtgtatttaatataatttttcaacGAAGTGGTGTCGCCTGACGCCCCGTAGATGAACATGGATCCGCCCATGGAATTGCACGTGTTCATCTCACTCTTTTATTGTTTATAAATTCAGAGGCTTGACCTTATTTTTTCACGCACGATAAATATgaaattccccccccccccgcattgtttctcaaaaaaataacataagtgTCAAGTATGATTTGTTCCGTCATTTAAGCTCACCGAAGTTCTATAGTTTGAAGTGCCGCTATTATAGAGTAATTTTTCGTTCTATCTCGGGCAACAATGAggatattaaattaattaagaacaGACAAGAAACTCGTGGGCttggaataattttttatttgtttaactAATGTTTCTACATTTCTGCTTTTTAGTTTATGAACACAACTTACAGACACTTCTCTTTCTATCTCCTCATCCAATTAACATACAATTCCCACGTGCCTCTAAATATATaaacatattattttttatgaggCTAACTAAAAAGAAATGTGAGCCATATAAATTTGAAGTATAAATTAAGTGCTTAGGGGTTTACTTTCTTCAAATGACTAGGCTATCTCGTCGAGTTAGTTCAGTAACCTTCAATCTCAAAATGGAGGAATTACATTTAGAAAGAAGCATATATTTAGCATTTGTCTATACTTATGGATCCGGCTTCTCATCATTACCATCTTCTtcatttcctttaatttttccatgttgtGTCATtggtttaaattaaattttttaaaaagtttatagAAAACTCTAGATTCCTTACTTATTTCCAATAATCGTAAATGATCAAATACAATTTATTCTTTgcatatgcataaaataattCACGGGCATTTATGGTGGATTTAATGAGAAGATGAATGCTTAATGAAATTTGgtcatataaaaaataaatccaaATTAATCATTAAATTAAAGGGGGCAAAAATAATTGATGTATGAGAACGTGCAAATATACCGTAAACTTTGTGAAAGGTGCAAATAAACCCTTACAATgacttatattttaataaaaaatttccaTTAGCGAAAAAAGTATATTTGCACCCGTATAACAGTAGATGCATATATGCACCGCTTGTTAATGACTCTCATAAATCACAAAgttaaggggtatatttacactTTTTCCCTTGTTACAATTAATAAGTTTCGTGTCTCTGTTAGTCACAGTTAAAAACCCAACAAGATATTCACATGCAATTCATGTGGATTACTGTAATCTTGTAACTTTTAAGCAATTAAAGGATTAAACTTGTTAATTGAGAACTTAAAAGGATATGTTTTGGTAACCGTAATAttttaaggggtcgtttggcaCGCAGGATTAGATTATAATCCTGAGACTAATTTATTCCATCTgagagatgggataaaataatcccaaggttaatgggataaggtgggatatcccaccaTTAAATTAGGACCTTCTACCAAATATGATACAAAATTAATTCCAAAATTAGTGATAGTATATCCCACCTTACATGGTgcaccaaacaacccctaaggTTGTAAATTAAGTTGTAGGTACAATTAACGGATGGCACTTAGTGACATAGTATTATTAAATATCAACGCTCTTGTAATAGCTGCTAGATGGTGTCTTGATTGGATTATGTTaagtgtttgtttttttttttttaaattttttatgtggtgtttgagaaaataaaaaaatcttttagataaaaaaaattgtacaaaaGTAAGCTTAAAGTCAAGAGTTGGATATTCCGAACTTATGACTTTTAGGTTTTATTGTAGCTTataagctttttaaaaaaaaatcaatccaaACATCTTATTagttaatataaatataaataaaatcatttcctTAACCAATAAAATCTAacaaaacacaaacaaaacacgTTTTTGCTGACAACTTTATCATTACACCTCGAGAACTTTAAAAAACTCCTACGGGTTACCCACTCCCATAGGTTACCAGTCCTTGTGTCTAGTGGCTCCAGATATACGATTAGGGAACAAGTTGGTTGCATATGTATTTTCTATTTAGTTGAATTAGGTTTTAAGAGAATGATAAAATTTACGAATCGGGTTAGTTTGGGATTTTTCGTTAAGACAGgggaatatttgaaaattttaatgacgggagggatatttttgacctaAATTTCTAACGAAGGATATTTTTAACCTTTTTCTCAGAGTAGAGGGACATTTTTGATCCTTTTCTCTTACTTTAATCGTGTAACTTTGAGTAACAGAAGGATTAAACTTGTTAATTTTGAGAACTAAAAGGATAAGTTTTGCTCATTATAACAATTTAAGGATGTAAATTAAGTTGTAGTTACAATTGAGGGATGTTTTTGGCCAAAATCTAACAAAACACATAAAGTACAAAAGACGTTTTTGCTGACTGATTTTTCCTATTACACCTCGAGAACTTTGTGTTCTAAATCAAGCATGTATTCTGTGTCATAAAGAGAGAAAACtaacaaaacaaaattgaattttttctcttttgttttgctACTAAAGTTGTGTTTTTGCTGGCATTTTAGGTCATCTTTCTTGCTAAGGTAACCGAAAgttcataacattttttttttggaattttcttgatttttgctgATTTGGGTATATGTAATTTAGATTCCAAACTTTAATTTTCTTGCTTATCTGGGATTTTCTTGAGTTTTTCTGTTCTTGATATATGTGATTAGATTCaaagcttaattttttttttgctaatccTCGTTCTTTCTCTGATTTAAAATGCTAAAGAATTGTTTAATCTTTCTCTTGCAAAGGTAACCGAAAGttcataactttttttttttttttggattttcttgatttttgctgTTTTGGGTATATGTAATTTAGAttcaaagttttaaattttttgctcATGTGGGATTTTCTTGAGTTTTGCTGTTCTTGGTAGATGTAATTAGattcaaagctttaaactttttGCTTATTtgggattttcttgatttttgctgttattcaaagctttaaactttttgctttatctgtttttttttttttcgaatgtTATGGGTATGAAATGGACAAAGaattgtttctcctttcttttgcTACTAAAGTTGTGTTTTTGCTGGCATTTTTGGTCATCTTTCTCTTACAAGGTAACCGAAAGTTCGTaactttgttctatttttggaattttcttgatttttgctgTTATGGGTATATGTAATTTAGATTCAaagctttaaatttttttgcttATTTGGGATATTCTTGATTTTGCAGTTCTTGGTACACGTAATTAGATTCAAAGCTTTAATCTTTTTGCTTATCTCTGTgtgtttgttcttttttttttttttggcgaaTGTTATGTTTATGAAATGGAGTTGGTAACTGCTGCTTTTCAATGTTAATTCTTTTGAGATATAGAGAAATTTAATTTTGCTTTGAATGCACAATCTTTTTTCATTATTAGAATGAAATTGGAAAACACAACTAATTTGGGTGTGAGCCATAGTTGATTTTCTTGGTGTTTGCTCATCTGGTTGTGTGTAAGTAGATTCAAAGCTATAaccttttttttggtttaaatttatttataaaatctgGGTTCTTTCTGATTGTGAATGTTATGAAATGGACTTTTGTAGCACATCTTTTGTTATGAAAGCCGagagtctatcggaaacaacctctttaccccgcaaaggtaggggtaaggtctatcCTACCTTGCCCAGGCTCCACTTGTGGGCTACACtgggtatgatgttgttgttgtatctttTGTTCTGAAAAACTTTCTTTGGTACTTTGGAATTGGCAATTGTTGTGTGTGGTTAAGCTTTTCAATGTTAATTCTTTTTAGATATAGAGAACCTCAAATTTGCTTgaaaagacaattttttttttagtattagAGTGAAATTGGAAACCCAACTAATTTGGGAGCGAGGCATAGTTGGTTGATTAGTTAATGTGAATATTTCTCATGGCATAACAGCTCCTTTATAAGTCATGAAGCTGGATTTGAGAGTCTGCAGCTTGCAGATCTTCACTAGCATGTGAATGTACTTATAGTGTCTTTGCATTTGTTAAGCtgtttatgaatttggtgaAAAGTTTGTTACTTTGTTACCTATAGGTGGTTTTCGTTGTTATTTTCTCAGCACAATGTTATTTTAAGTTGATGATATTCATAGGTTTTTAATGTTTTGCAGATTGTGGTTCGTGAGGTTCCTTAACTTTTATGCTGAAAAAGCCATAAGATGAGTGGTACTCCTAATAAAAGACCACATGAGGATGGTGGAAATGGTGGCGCTAGTAGCCATAGTTACTCTTCTGCTCCAAAGTACTCACATGATGACTCGGGTGCATTTCCCAAGGTGATGAGCTCGGGAACTTCTGAATATCATGCCTCCTTTGACGTGGGCCAGAATGCTCGGATGCCGAAGATTCAACGGACCGAATCATCACGAGATGCAGATAGAAGATCTCCTGTGCTACCGATGTACCGTGTGTCATCATGTCCAGTTGTTTCACATCCTGATCATTCTGTTGCTTCAGAAAATAGGTTGGTGGAGCCGAAGGAAAATAACAAGGAGGTCAAAGTTGAGAATCGTGATGCAAAAATTGAATTAAGGGAGTTGTACCAAGGGGCTAAAGCTGACAAGGATGATAGATTTGAGAACCGAGCTGATGATGGCAAGAACATTAAACATGATAGGGATACTTATCCTGAATATAAGGGAGATATGAAGGCAGATAAAGACAGGTTCAATGCGGTGAGTTGGAAAGATTCTAAAGAACAAAACAGGGGGAGAATTGTAGATCCATGGAATGCGTCAAGAACCCATGGTGCGGCCGAGCTAGGAAAAGAAAACCCAAATTCTGAGAACAGGGATTTTTCTAAAGTGCGTGAAGCCATTGCTGAAAATAAGATGGATTCGAAAGGGGATGATAAATACAAAGATAAAgatagaaaaaggaaagaagggaaGCACCGGGAATGGGGAGAGAGagataaagaaagaaatgattgtCGGAACAATTTACAGTTAGGGAATAGcacttttgataacaaggagTTGCTTAAAGAGGaaagggaaaaggaaagaaatgatcTTTTGAAGGATAAGGACAGACCAAAGGACTGGGAAAAGGACCATGTGAAGAGGGAAGTAGAAATGGTCGATGTTCCTGGGAAAACAAGTGAGCTGGAAAATTCAACAGTGGAGCAGAAGAAACAGCAGAAAGATGATGATAGCTGGAAAAATACTGACAGAGATGGAAGTGAGAGGAGAAAGGAAAGAGATACTGATTTGGAAGGAGAGAGGCCCGAGAAACGTGTCAGGTCTCATGATAAAGATTCAGAGGAGGGAGATTTGGATACTGAAGGAGGtggagaaagggaaaaagaagcTTTTAATTATGGAGTTCAGCAGCGTAAGAGAATGTCGCGGCCAAGAGGCAGTCCCATGGCCAACCGCGATCCTCGTTTTAGGTCACACACTCATGAAAATGAAGGGCCATGCC contains these protein-coding regions:
- the LOC132067997 gene encoding uncharacterized protein LOC132067997, with amino-acid sequence MSGTPNKRPHEDGGNGGASSHSYSSAPKYSHDDSGAFPKVMSSGTSEYHASFDVGQNARMPKIQRTESSRDADRRSPVLPMYRVSSCPVVSHPDHSVASENRLVEPKENNKEVKVENRDAKIELRELYQGAKADKDDRFENRADDGKNIKHDRDTYPEYKGDMKADKDRFNAVSWKDSKEQNRGRIVDPWNASRTHGAAELGKENPNSENRDFSKVREAIAENKMDSKGDDKYKDKDRKRKEGKHREWGERDKERNDCRNNLQLGNSTFDNKELLKEEREKERNDLLKDKDRPKDWEKDHVKREVEMVDVPGKTSELENSTVEQKKQQKDDDSWKNTDRDGSERRKERDTDLEGERPEKRVRSHDKDSEEGDLDTEGGGEREKEAFNYGVQQRKRMSRPRGSPMANRDPRFRSHTHENEGSQVKHDVSAVNYRVGECMQELIKLWKEYESSQTDKAADSSPIDPTLEIRIPAEHVSATNRQVRGGQLWGTDIYTNDSDLVAVLMHTGYCRTTASPLLPTITELCAIIRVLPPQNCYISTLRNNVRSRSWGAAVGCSYRIERCSVVKKGGGTIDLEPCLTQSSTLEPTLAPVAVERTMTTRAAASNALRQQRFVREVTIQFNLCNEPWLKYSISVVADKGLKKALFTSSRLKKGEVLYLETHSKRYELCFSGEKMVKATTSQMNEMDVDKPQTHNLHMANGEKNGVNGENTMVDMFRFSRCKKPLPQKLMQSLGIPLPLEHVEVLEENLEWENIQWSQTGVWIAGKEYPLTRAHFLSPN